A part of Bubalus bubalis isolate 160015118507 breed Murrah chromosome 6, NDDB_SH_1, whole genome shotgun sequence genomic DNA contains:
- the ITGA10 gene encoding integrin alpha-10 isoform X1 — MEFPLIPHLFLPLMFLTGLCSSFNLDVHRPRLFLGPPEAEFGYSVLQHVGGGRQWMLVGAPWDGPSGDRRGDVYRCLVGGSHSAPCAKGHLGDHPLGNSSRPAVNMHLGMSLLETDGNGGFMACAPLWSRACGSSVFSSGICARVDASFRPQGSLAPTAQRCPTYMDVVIVLDGSNSIYPWSEVQTFLRRLVGRLFIDPEQIQVGLVQYGESSVHEWSLGDFRTKEEVVRAARNLSRREGRETKTAQAIMMACTEGFSQSRGGRPEAARLLVVVTDGESHDGEELPTALQACEAGRVTRYGIAVLGHYLRRQRDPSSFLREIRAIASDPDEKFFFNVTDEAALTDIVDALGDRIFGLEGSHGENESSFGLEMSQIGFSTHQLKDGILFGMVGAYDWGGSVLWLEEGRRLFPPRTALEDEFPPALQNHAAYLGYSVSSMFLRGGRRLFLSGAPRFSHRGKVIAFQLKKDGAVRVAQSLQGEQIGSYFGSELCPLDIDGDGTTDVLLVAAPMFLGPQNKETGRVYVYLVGQHLRSSPHRHQPSLLTLQRTLQPESPQDARFGFAMGALPDLNQDGFADVAVGAPLEDGHRGALYLYHGAQRGVRPRPAQRIAAVSMPQALSYFGRSVDGRLDLDGDDLVDVAVGAQGAAILLSSRPIVHLAPSLDVTPPAISVVQRDCKRRGQEATCLSAALCFQVTSRTPGHWDRRFHVRFTASLDEWTTAARAAFDGSGQRLSPRRLRLSVGNTTCEQLHFHVLDTSDYLRPVSLTVTFALDNTTKPGPVLDEGSPTSIRKLVPFSKDCGPDNECVTDLVLQANMDIRGSRKDPFVVRGGRRKVLVSATLENKKENAYNTSLSLNFSRNLHLSSFTPQSNSPVKVECAAPTPHARLCNVGHPVFQTGAKVTFLLEFEFSCSFLLSQVLVRLTATSSSLERNGTLRDNTAQTSAYIQYEPHLLFSSESTLHRYEVHPYGTLPVGPGPEFKTTLRVQNLGCYVVRGLIVSALLPAVAYGGNYFLSLSQVITNNASCTVQNLTEPPGPPVHPEELQHTSRLNESNTRCQVVRCHLGRLAKGTEISVGLLRLVHNEFFRRAKFKSLTVVSTFELSTEEGSVLLLTEASRWSESLLEVIQSRPVLISLWILIGSVLGGLLLLALLVFCLWKLGFFARKKIPEEEKREDKLEQ; from the exons ATGGAATTCCCCCTCATCCCTCACCTGTTCTTGCCCCTGATGTTCCTGACAG GTCTCTGCTCCTCCTTTAACCTGGATGTGCATCGTCCACGCCTATTTCTAGGCCCACCGGAGGCTGAATTTGGATACAGTGTCTTACAACATGTTGGGGGTGGACGACAATG GATGCTGGTGGGTGCCCCTTGGGATGGGCCTTCAGGTGACCGAAGGGGGGATGTTTATCGCTGCCTTGTAGGGGGCTCCCACAGTGCCCCATGTGCCAAGGGCCACTTGG GTGACCATCCACTGGGAAATTCATCTCGTCCTGCTGTGAATATGCACCTGGGGATGTCTCTGTTAGAGACAGATGGCAATGGGGGATTCATG GCTTGCGCCCCTCTCTGGTCTCGTGCTTGTGGCTCATCTGTCTTCAGTTCTGGAATATGTGCCCGTGTAGATGCTTCATTCCggccccagggaagcctggcacccACCGCACAAC GCTGCCCCACATACATGGATGTCGTCATTGTCTTGGATGGCTCCAACAGCATCTACCCTTGGTCTGAAGTTCAGACCTTCCTACGAAGACTGGTAGGGAGATTGTTTATTGACCCGGAACAGATACAG GTGGGGCTGGTACAGTATGGAGAGAGCTCTGTCCACGAGTGGTCCCTGGGAGATTTCCGAACCAAGGAAGAAGTGGTGAGAGCAGCAAGGAACCTGAGCCGGCGAGAGGGACGAGAAACAAAGACTGCTCAAGCAATAATGATGGCCTG CACAGAAGGATTCAGTCAGTCCCGCGGGGGCCGACCAGAGGCTGCCAGGCTACTGGTGGTTGTCACTGATGGAGAGTCCCATGACGGAGAAGAGCTTCCCACAGCACTACAGGCCTGTGAGGCTGGAAGAGTGACACGCTATGGGATTGCT GTCCTTGGTCACTACCTCCGGCGGCAGCGAGACCCCAGTTCTTTCCTGCGAGAAATCAGAGCTATTGCCAGTGATCCAGACGAGAAATTCTTCTTCAATGTCACAGATGAAGCGGCACTGACTGACATTGTGGATGCATTAGGGGATCGGATTTTTGGCCTTGAGG GGTCCcatggagaaaatgaaagctcCTTTGGGCTGGAAATGTCTCAGATTGGTTTTTCTACTCATCAGCTAAAG GATGGGATTCTCTTTGGAATGGTGGGGGCTTATGACTGGGGGGGCTCAGTGTTATGGCTTGAAGAAGGTCGCCGCCTCTTCCCACCACGGACAGCCCTGGAAGATGAGTTCCCCCCTGCATTGCAGAACCATGCAGCCTACCTGG GTTACTCTGTTTCCTCCATGTTTTTGCGGGGTGGTCGCCGCCTCTTTCTCTCAGGGGCTCCTCGGTTTAGTCATCGAGGAAAGGTCATCGCCTTCCAACTTAAGAAAGATGGGGCTGTGAGGGTCGCCCAGAGCCTCCAGGGGGAGCAG ATTGGCTCGTACTTTGGCAGCGAACTCTGCCCATTGGACATTGATGGGGATGGAACAACTGATGTCTTACTTGTAGCTGCCCCCATGTTCCTGGGGCCCCAGAACAAGGAGACAGGACGTGTTTATGTGTATCTAGTGGGCCAG CACCTTCGGTCTTCTCCTCACCGCCACCAGCCGTCCTTGCTGACACTCCAGAGAACACTTCAGCCAGAATCCCCCCAGGATGCTCGGTTTGGCTTTGCCATGGGTGCTCTTCCTGATTTGAACCAAGATGGTTTTGCTGATGTGGCTGTGGGGGCGCCGCTGGAGGATGGGCACCGTGGAGCCCTGTACCTCTATCACGGGGCCCAGAGAGGAGTCAGGCCGCGTCCTGCACAG cGGATTGCCGCTGTCTCCATGCCGCAGGCCCTCAGCTACTTTGGCCGAAGTGTGGATGGCCGGCTGGATCTAGATGGTGATGACCTGGTCGATGTGGCTGTGGGTGCCCAAGGGGCAGCCATCCTGCTCAG CTCCCGGCCCATTGTCCACCTGGCCCCTTCACTAGATGTGACCCCGCCTGCCATCAGCGTGGTTCAGAGGGACTGTAAGCGGCGAGGCCAGGAGGCAACCTGCCTGTCCGCAGCCCTTTGCTTCCAAGTGACCTCCCGCACTCCTGGCCACTGGGATCGCCGATTCC ATGTGCGGTTCACAGCATCGCTGGATGAGTGGACAACCGCAGCCCGGGCAGCATTTGACGGCTCTGGCCAGAGGCTGTCCCCTCGGCGGCTCCGGCTCAGTGTGGGGAACACCACTTGTGAGCAACTGCACTTCCACGTGCTG GATACGTCAGATTACCTCCGGCCAGTGTCCTTGACTGTGACCTTTGCTTTGGACAACACCACAAAGCCAGGGCCCGTGCTGGATGAGGGCTCACCCACCTCCATCCGAAAGCTG gTGCCCTTCTCCAAGGACTGTGGCCCTGATAATGAATGTGTCACAGATTTGGTACTTCAAGCTAATATGGACATCAGAGGCTCCAG GAAGGACCCGTTCGTGGTTCGAGGGGGTCGGCGGAAAGTGCTGGTGTCAGCAACTCTGGAGAACAAGAAGGAGAATGCCTACAACACTAGCCTGAGTCTCAACTTTTCCAGAAACCTCCACCTATCCAGTTTCACTCCGCAG AGCAACAGCCCAGTGAAGGTGGAGTGTGCAGCCCCCACCCCGCATGCCCGGCTCTGCAACGTGGGGCATCCTGTCTTCCAGACGGGAGCCAAG GTGACCTTCCTGCTAGAGTTTGAGTTTagttgctcctttctcctgagcCAGGTCCTTGTGAGGCTGACGGCCACCAG CAGTAGCCTGGAGAGAAACGGAACTCTTCGAGATAACACAGCCCAGACCTCAGCCTACATTCAGTATGAGCCTCACCTCCTATTCTCCAG TGAGTCCACTCTGCACCGCTATGAGGTCCACCCATATGGAACCCTCCCAGTGGGCCCTGGCCCTGAATTCAAAACCACTCTTAGG GTTCAGAACCTTGGCTGCTATGTGGTCAGAGGCCTCATTGTCTCAGCCCTCCTTCCAGCTGTGGCCTATGGGGGCAATTACTTCCTGTCACTGTCTCAAGTCATCACTAACAAT GCCAGCTGCACAGTGCAGAACCTGACCGAACCCCCAGGGCCACCTGTGCATCCAGAGGAGCTTCAGCACACAAGCAGGCTG AATGAGAGCAATACCCGCTGCCAGGTTGTGAGGTGCCACCTTGGGCGGCTGGCAAAGGGGACCGAGATCTCTGTTGGACTGCTGAGGCTGGTTCACAATGAATTTTTCCGGAGG GCCAAATTCAAGTCTCTGACAGTGGTCAGCACCTTCGAACTGAGCACCGAGGAGGGCAGCGTCCTATTGCTGACTGAAGCCTCCCGGTGGAGCGAG AGCCTCCTGGAGGTGATTCAGTCCCGCCCTGTCCTCATCTCTCTGTGGATCCTCATTGGCAGTGTCCTGGGAGGGCTGCTCCTGCTTGCTCTCCTTGTTTTCTGCCTTTGGAAG CTTGGCTTCTTTGCCCGGAAGAAAATccctgaggaagaaaaaagagaagataaattGGAGCAATGA
- the ITGA10 gene encoding integrin alpha-10 isoform X2, producing MEFPLIPHLFLPLMFLTGLCSSFNLDVHRPRLFLGPPEAEFGYSVLQHVGGGRQWMLVGAPWDGPSGDRRGDVYRCLVGGSHSAPCAKGHLGDHPLGNSSRPAVNMHLGMSLLETDGNGGFMACAPLWSRACGSSVFSSGICARVDASFRPQGSLAPTAQRCPTYMDVVIVLDGSNSIYPWSEVQTFLRRLVGRLFIDPEQIQVGLVQYGESSVHEWSLGDFRTKEEVVRAARNLSRREGRETKTAQAIMMACTEGFSQSRGGRPEAARLLVVVTDGESHDGEELPTALQACEAGRVTRYGIAVLGHYLRRQRDPSSFLREIRAIASDPDEKFFFNVTDEAALTDIVDALGDRIFGLEGSHGENESSFGLEMSQIGFSTHQLKDGILFGMVGAYDWGGSVLWLEEGRRLFPPRTALEDEFPPALQNHAAYLGYSVSSMFLRGGRRLFLSGAPRFSHRGKVIAFQLKKDGAVRVAQSLQGEQIGSYFGSELCPLDIDGDGTTDVLLVAAPMFLGPQNKETGRVYVYLVGQHLRSSPHRHQPSLLTLQRTLQPESPQDARFGFAMGALPDLNQDGFADVAVGAPLEDGHRGALYLYHGAQRGVRPRPAQRIAAVSMPQALSYFGRSVDGRLDLDGDDLVDVAVGAQGAAILLSSRPIVHLAPSLDVTPPAISVVQRDCKRRGQEATCLSAALCFQVTSRTPGHWDRRFHVRFTASLDEWTTAARAAFDGSGQRLSPRRLRLSVGNTTCEQLHFHVLDTSDYLRPVSLTVTFALDNTTKPGPVLDEGSPTSIRKLVPFSKDCGPDNECVTDLVLQANMDIRGSRKDPFVVRGGRRKVLVSATLENKKENAYNTSLSLNFSRNLHLSSFTPQSNSPVKVECAAPTPHARLCNVGHPVFQTGAKVTFLLEFEFSCSFLLSQVLVRLTATSSLERNGTLRDNTAQTSAYIQYEPHLLFSSESTLHRYEVHPYGTLPVGPGPEFKTTLRVQNLGCYVVRGLIVSALLPAVAYGGNYFLSLSQVITNNASCTVQNLTEPPGPPVHPEELQHTSRLNESNTRCQVVRCHLGRLAKGTEISVGLLRLVHNEFFRRAKFKSLTVVSTFELSTEEGSVLLLTEASRWSESLLEVIQSRPVLISLWILIGSVLGGLLLLALLVFCLWKLGFFARKKIPEEEKREDKLEQ from the exons ATGGAATTCCCCCTCATCCCTCACCTGTTCTTGCCCCTGATGTTCCTGACAG GTCTCTGCTCCTCCTTTAACCTGGATGTGCATCGTCCACGCCTATTTCTAGGCCCACCGGAGGCTGAATTTGGATACAGTGTCTTACAACATGTTGGGGGTGGACGACAATG GATGCTGGTGGGTGCCCCTTGGGATGGGCCTTCAGGTGACCGAAGGGGGGATGTTTATCGCTGCCTTGTAGGGGGCTCCCACAGTGCCCCATGTGCCAAGGGCCACTTGG GTGACCATCCACTGGGAAATTCATCTCGTCCTGCTGTGAATATGCACCTGGGGATGTCTCTGTTAGAGACAGATGGCAATGGGGGATTCATG GCTTGCGCCCCTCTCTGGTCTCGTGCTTGTGGCTCATCTGTCTTCAGTTCTGGAATATGTGCCCGTGTAGATGCTTCATTCCggccccagggaagcctggcacccACCGCACAAC GCTGCCCCACATACATGGATGTCGTCATTGTCTTGGATGGCTCCAACAGCATCTACCCTTGGTCTGAAGTTCAGACCTTCCTACGAAGACTGGTAGGGAGATTGTTTATTGACCCGGAACAGATACAG GTGGGGCTGGTACAGTATGGAGAGAGCTCTGTCCACGAGTGGTCCCTGGGAGATTTCCGAACCAAGGAAGAAGTGGTGAGAGCAGCAAGGAACCTGAGCCGGCGAGAGGGACGAGAAACAAAGACTGCTCAAGCAATAATGATGGCCTG CACAGAAGGATTCAGTCAGTCCCGCGGGGGCCGACCAGAGGCTGCCAGGCTACTGGTGGTTGTCACTGATGGAGAGTCCCATGACGGAGAAGAGCTTCCCACAGCACTACAGGCCTGTGAGGCTGGAAGAGTGACACGCTATGGGATTGCT GTCCTTGGTCACTACCTCCGGCGGCAGCGAGACCCCAGTTCTTTCCTGCGAGAAATCAGAGCTATTGCCAGTGATCCAGACGAGAAATTCTTCTTCAATGTCACAGATGAAGCGGCACTGACTGACATTGTGGATGCATTAGGGGATCGGATTTTTGGCCTTGAGG GGTCCcatggagaaaatgaaagctcCTTTGGGCTGGAAATGTCTCAGATTGGTTTTTCTACTCATCAGCTAAAG GATGGGATTCTCTTTGGAATGGTGGGGGCTTATGACTGGGGGGGCTCAGTGTTATGGCTTGAAGAAGGTCGCCGCCTCTTCCCACCACGGACAGCCCTGGAAGATGAGTTCCCCCCTGCATTGCAGAACCATGCAGCCTACCTGG GTTACTCTGTTTCCTCCATGTTTTTGCGGGGTGGTCGCCGCCTCTTTCTCTCAGGGGCTCCTCGGTTTAGTCATCGAGGAAAGGTCATCGCCTTCCAACTTAAGAAAGATGGGGCTGTGAGGGTCGCCCAGAGCCTCCAGGGGGAGCAG ATTGGCTCGTACTTTGGCAGCGAACTCTGCCCATTGGACATTGATGGGGATGGAACAACTGATGTCTTACTTGTAGCTGCCCCCATGTTCCTGGGGCCCCAGAACAAGGAGACAGGACGTGTTTATGTGTATCTAGTGGGCCAG CACCTTCGGTCTTCTCCTCACCGCCACCAGCCGTCCTTGCTGACACTCCAGAGAACACTTCAGCCAGAATCCCCCCAGGATGCTCGGTTTGGCTTTGCCATGGGTGCTCTTCCTGATTTGAACCAAGATGGTTTTGCTGATGTGGCTGTGGGGGCGCCGCTGGAGGATGGGCACCGTGGAGCCCTGTACCTCTATCACGGGGCCCAGAGAGGAGTCAGGCCGCGTCCTGCACAG cGGATTGCCGCTGTCTCCATGCCGCAGGCCCTCAGCTACTTTGGCCGAAGTGTGGATGGCCGGCTGGATCTAGATGGTGATGACCTGGTCGATGTGGCTGTGGGTGCCCAAGGGGCAGCCATCCTGCTCAG CTCCCGGCCCATTGTCCACCTGGCCCCTTCACTAGATGTGACCCCGCCTGCCATCAGCGTGGTTCAGAGGGACTGTAAGCGGCGAGGCCAGGAGGCAACCTGCCTGTCCGCAGCCCTTTGCTTCCAAGTGACCTCCCGCACTCCTGGCCACTGGGATCGCCGATTCC ATGTGCGGTTCACAGCATCGCTGGATGAGTGGACAACCGCAGCCCGGGCAGCATTTGACGGCTCTGGCCAGAGGCTGTCCCCTCGGCGGCTCCGGCTCAGTGTGGGGAACACCACTTGTGAGCAACTGCACTTCCACGTGCTG GATACGTCAGATTACCTCCGGCCAGTGTCCTTGACTGTGACCTTTGCTTTGGACAACACCACAAAGCCAGGGCCCGTGCTGGATGAGGGCTCACCCACCTCCATCCGAAAGCTG gTGCCCTTCTCCAAGGACTGTGGCCCTGATAATGAATGTGTCACAGATTTGGTACTTCAAGCTAATATGGACATCAGAGGCTCCAG GAAGGACCCGTTCGTGGTTCGAGGGGGTCGGCGGAAAGTGCTGGTGTCAGCAACTCTGGAGAACAAGAAGGAGAATGCCTACAACACTAGCCTGAGTCTCAACTTTTCCAGAAACCTCCACCTATCCAGTTTCACTCCGCAG AGCAACAGCCCAGTGAAGGTGGAGTGTGCAGCCCCCACCCCGCATGCCCGGCTCTGCAACGTGGGGCATCCTGTCTTCCAGACGGGAGCCAAG GTGACCTTCCTGCTAGAGTTTGAGTTTagttgctcctttctcctgagcCAGGTCCTTGTGAGGCTGACGGCCACCAG TAGCCTGGAGAGAAACGGAACTCTTCGAGATAACACAGCCCAGACCTCAGCCTACATTCAGTATGAGCCTCACCTCCTATTCTCCAG TGAGTCCACTCTGCACCGCTATGAGGTCCACCCATATGGAACCCTCCCAGTGGGCCCTGGCCCTGAATTCAAAACCACTCTTAGG GTTCAGAACCTTGGCTGCTATGTGGTCAGAGGCCTCATTGTCTCAGCCCTCCTTCCAGCTGTGGCCTATGGGGGCAATTACTTCCTGTCACTGTCTCAAGTCATCACTAACAAT GCCAGCTGCACAGTGCAGAACCTGACCGAACCCCCAGGGCCACCTGTGCATCCAGAGGAGCTTCAGCACACAAGCAGGCTG AATGAGAGCAATACCCGCTGCCAGGTTGTGAGGTGCCACCTTGGGCGGCTGGCAAAGGGGACCGAGATCTCTGTTGGACTGCTGAGGCTGGTTCACAATGAATTTTTCCGGAGG GCCAAATTCAAGTCTCTGACAGTGGTCAGCACCTTCGAACTGAGCACCGAGGAGGGCAGCGTCCTATTGCTGACTGAAGCCTCCCGGTGGAGCGAG AGCCTCCTGGAGGTGATTCAGTCCCGCCCTGTCCTCATCTCTCTGTGGATCCTCATTGGCAGTGTCCTGGGAGGGCTGCTCCTGCTTGCTCTCCTTGTTTTCTGCCTTTGGAAG CTTGGCTTCTTTGCCCGGAAGAAAATccctgaggaagaaaaaagagaagataaattGGAGCAATGA
- the ITGA10 gene encoding integrin alpha-10 isoform X3 — protein MEFPLIPHLFLPLMFLTGLCSSFNLDVHRPRLFLGPPEAEFGYSVLQHVGGGRQWMLVGAPWDGPSGDRRGDVYRCLVGGSHSAPCAKGHLGDHPLGNSSRPAVNMHLGMSLLETDGNGGFMACAPLWSRACGSSVFSSGICARVDASFRPQGSLAPTAQRCPTYMDVVIVLDGSNSIYPWSEVQTFLRRLVGRLFIDPEQIQVGLVQYGESSVHEWSLGDFRTKEEVVRAARNLSRREGRETKTAQAIMMACTEGFSQSRGGRPEAARLLVVVTDGESHDGEELPTALQACEAGRVTRYGIAVLGHYLRRQRDPSSFLREIRAIASDPDEKFFFNVTDEAALTDIVDALGDRIFGLEGSHGENESSFGLEMSQIGFSTHQLKDGILFGMVGAYDWGGSVLWLEEGRRLFPPRTALEDEFPPALQNHAAYLGYSVSSMFLRGGRRLFLSGAPRFSHRGKVIAFQLKKDGAVRVAQSLQGEQIGSYFGSELCPLDIDGDGTTDVLLVAAPMFLGPQNKETGRVYVYLVGQHLRSSPHRHQPSLLTLQRTLQPESPQDARFGFAMGALPDLNQDGFADVAVGAPLEDGHRGALYLYHGAQRGVRPRPAQALSYFGRSVDGRLDLDGDDLVDVAVGAQGAAILLSSRPIVHLAPSLDVTPPAISVVQRDCKRRGQEATCLSAALCFQVTSRTPGHWDRRFHVRFTASLDEWTTAARAAFDGSGQRLSPRRLRLSVGNTTCEQLHFHVLDTSDYLRPVSLTVTFALDNTTKPGPVLDEGSPTSIRKLVPFSKDCGPDNECVTDLVLQANMDIRGSRKDPFVVRGGRRKVLVSATLENKKENAYNTSLSLNFSRNLHLSSFTPQSNSPVKVECAAPTPHARLCNVGHPVFQTGAKVTFLLEFEFSCSFLLSQVLVRLTATSSSLERNGTLRDNTAQTSAYIQYEPHLLFSSESTLHRYEVHPYGTLPVGPGPEFKTTLRVQNLGCYVVRGLIVSALLPAVAYGGNYFLSLSQVITNNASCTVQNLTEPPGPPVHPEELQHTSRLNESNTRCQVVRCHLGRLAKGTEISVGLLRLVHNEFFRRAKFKSLTVVSTFELSTEEGSVLLLTEASRWSESLLEVIQSRPVLISLWILIGSVLGGLLLLALLVFCLWKLGFFARKKIPEEEKREDKLEQ, from the exons ATGGAATTCCCCCTCATCCCTCACCTGTTCTTGCCCCTGATGTTCCTGACAG GTCTCTGCTCCTCCTTTAACCTGGATGTGCATCGTCCACGCCTATTTCTAGGCCCACCGGAGGCTGAATTTGGATACAGTGTCTTACAACATGTTGGGGGTGGACGACAATG GATGCTGGTGGGTGCCCCTTGGGATGGGCCTTCAGGTGACCGAAGGGGGGATGTTTATCGCTGCCTTGTAGGGGGCTCCCACAGTGCCCCATGTGCCAAGGGCCACTTGG GTGACCATCCACTGGGAAATTCATCTCGTCCTGCTGTGAATATGCACCTGGGGATGTCTCTGTTAGAGACAGATGGCAATGGGGGATTCATG GCTTGCGCCCCTCTCTGGTCTCGTGCTTGTGGCTCATCTGTCTTCAGTTCTGGAATATGTGCCCGTGTAGATGCTTCATTCCggccccagggaagcctggcacccACCGCACAAC GCTGCCCCACATACATGGATGTCGTCATTGTCTTGGATGGCTCCAACAGCATCTACCCTTGGTCTGAAGTTCAGACCTTCCTACGAAGACTGGTAGGGAGATTGTTTATTGACCCGGAACAGATACAG GTGGGGCTGGTACAGTATGGAGAGAGCTCTGTCCACGAGTGGTCCCTGGGAGATTTCCGAACCAAGGAAGAAGTGGTGAGAGCAGCAAGGAACCTGAGCCGGCGAGAGGGACGAGAAACAAAGACTGCTCAAGCAATAATGATGGCCTG CACAGAAGGATTCAGTCAGTCCCGCGGGGGCCGACCAGAGGCTGCCAGGCTACTGGTGGTTGTCACTGATGGAGAGTCCCATGACGGAGAAGAGCTTCCCACAGCACTACAGGCCTGTGAGGCTGGAAGAGTGACACGCTATGGGATTGCT GTCCTTGGTCACTACCTCCGGCGGCAGCGAGACCCCAGTTCTTTCCTGCGAGAAATCAGAGCTATTGCCAGTGATCCAGACGAGAAATTCTTCTTCAATGTCACAGATGAAGCGGCACTGACTGACATTGTGGATGCATTAGGGGATCGGATTTTTGGCCTTGAGG GGTCCcatggagaaaatgaaagctcCTTTGGGCTGGAAATGTCTCAGATTGGTTTTTCTACTCATCAGCTAAAG GATGGGATTCTCTTTGGAATGGTGGGGGCTTATGACTGGGGGGGCTCAGTGTTATGGCTTGAAGAAGGTCGCCGCCTCTTCCCACCACGGACAGCCCTGGAAGATGAGTTCCCCCCTGCATTGCAGAACCATGCAGCCTACCTGG GTTACTCTGTTTCCTCCATGTTTTTGCGGGGTGGTCGCCGCCTCTTTCTCTCAGGGGCTCCTCGGTTTAGTCATCGAGGAAAGGTCATCGCCTTCCAACTTAAGAAAGATGGGGCTGTGAGGGTCGCCCAGAGCCTCCAGGGGGAGCAG ATTGGCTCGTACTTTGGCAGCGAACTCTGCCCATTGGACATTGATGGGGATGGAACAACTGATGTCTTACTTGTAGCTGCCCCCATGTTCCTGGGGCCCCAGAACAAGGAGACAGGACGTGTTTATGTGTATCTAGTGGGCCAG CACCTTCGGTCTTCTCCTCACCGCCACCAGCCGTCCTTGCTGACACTCCAGAGAACACTTCAGCCAGAATCCCCCCAGGATGCTCGGTTTGGCTTTGCCATGGGTGCTCTTCCTGATTTGAACCAAGATGGTTTTGCTGATGTGGCTGTGGGGGCGCCGCTGGAGGATGGGCACCGTGGAGCCCTGTACCTCTATCACGGGGCCCAGAGAGGAGTCAGGCCGCGTCCTGCACAG GCCCTCAGCTACTTTGGCCGAAGTGTGGATGGCCGGCTGGATCTAGATGGTGATGACCTGGTCGATGTGGCTGTGGGTGCCCAAGGGGCAGCCATCCTGCTCAG CTCCCGGCCCATTGTCCACCTGGCCCCTTCACTAGATGTGACCCCGCCTGCCATCAGCGTGGTTCAGAGGGACTGTAAGCGGCGAGGCCAGGAGGCAACCTGCCTGTCCGCAGCCCTTTGCTTCCAAGTGACCTCCCGCACTCCTGGCCACTGGGATCGCCGATTCC ATGTGCGGTTCACAGCATCGCTGGATGAGTGGACAACCGCAGCCCGGGCAGCATTTGACGGCTCTGGCCAGAGGCTGTCCCCTCGGCGGCTCCGGCTCAGTGTGGGGAACACCACTTGTGAGCAACTGCACTTCCACGTGCTG GATACGTCAGATTACCTCCGGCCAGTGTCCTTGACTGTGACCTTTGCTTTGGACAACACCACAAAGCCAGGGCCCGTGCTGGATGAGGGCTCACCCACCTCCATCCGAAAGCTG gTGCCCTTCTCCAAGGACTGTGGCCCTGATAATGAATGTGTCACAGATTTGGTACTTCAAGCTAATATGGACATCAGAGGCTCCAG GAAGGACCCGTTCGTGGTTCGAGGGGGTCGGCGGAAAGTGCTGGTGTCAGCAACTCTGGAGAACAAGAAGGAGAATGCCTACAACACTAGCCTGAGTCTCAACTTTTCCAGAAACCTCCACCTATCCAGTTTCACTCCGCAG AGCAACAGCCCAGTGAAGGTGGAGTGTGCAGCCCCCACCCCGCATGCCCGGCTCTGCAACGTGGGGCATCCTGTCTTCCAGACGGGAGCCAAG GTGACCTTCCTGCTAGAGTTTGAGTTTagttgctcctttctcctgagcCAGGTCCTTGTGAGGCTGACGGCCACCAG CAGTAGCCTGGAGAGAAACGGAACTCTTCGAGATAACACAGCCCAGACCTCAGCCTACATTCAGTATGAGCCTCACCTCCTATTCTCCAG TGAGTCCACTCTGCACCGCTATGAGGTCCACCCATATGGAACCCTCCCAGTGGGCCCTGGCCCTGAATTCAAAACCACTCTTAGG GTTCAGAACCTTGGCTGCTATGTGGTCAGAGGCCTCATTGTCTCAGCCCTCCTTCCAGCTGTGGCCTATGGGGGCAATTACTTCCTGTCACTGTCTCAAGTCATCACTAACAAT GCCAGCTGCACAGTGCAGAACCTGACCGAACCCCCAGGGCCACCTGTGCATCCAGAGGAGCTTCAGCACACAAGCAGGCTG AATGAGAGCAATACCCGCTGCCAGGTTGTGAGGTGCCACCTTGGGCGGCTGGCAAAGGGGACCGAGATCTCTGTTGGACTGCTGAGGCTGGTTCACAATGAATTTTTCCGGAGG GCCAAATTCAAGTCTCTGACAGTGGTCAGCACCTTCGAACTGAGCACCGAGGAGGGCAGCGTCCTATTGCTGACTGAAGCCTCCCGGTGGAGCGAG AGCCTCCTGGAGGTGATTCAGTCCCGCCCTGTCCTCATCTCTCTGTGGATCCTCATTGGCAGTGTCCTGGGAGGGCTGCTCCTGCTTGCTCTCCTTGTTTTCTGCCTTTGGAAG CTTGGCTTCTTTGCCCGGAAGAAAATccctgaggaagaaaaaagagaagataaattGGAGCAATGA